In one window of Bos taurus isolate L1 Dominette 01449 registration number 42190680 breed Hereford chromosome 15, ARS-UCD2.0, whole genome shotgun sequence DNA:
- the APLNR gene encoding apelin receptor — MEEGGEYDGYYGADNQSECEYEDWQSSGALIPAIYMVVFVLGTAGNGLVLWTIFRSGRDRRRAADVFIASLAVADLTFVVTLPLWATYTYRDYDWPFGAFACKLSSYLIFVNMYASVFCLTGLSLDRYLAIVRPVANARLRPRVGGAVATAGLWALAGLLALPVLVFRATSTVLQAENATKVQCYMDYSLVAGPDAEWAWEVGLGVSSTALGFAGPFAVMLTCYFCIGRTVAGHFGKERARGLRKRRRLLAIIAVLVLTFALCWLPYHLVKTLYVLGSLLRWPCAFDLFLMNVFPYCTCVSYVNSCLNPFLYAFFDPRFRQACASVLCWGRRGCGGAWRAGGGGGGGGGRGGGGGDKSASSSSSASSGHSQGPGPGGAGKGGEPMPEKSIPYSQETLLVD, encoded by the coding sequence ATGGAAGAAGGTGGCGAGTACGACGGATACTATGGGGCGGACAACCAGTCTGAGTGTGAGTACGAGGACTGGCAGTCCTCCGGCGCCCTCATCCCCGCCATCTACATGGTGGTCTTTGTCCTGGGCACGGCGGGCAACGGGCTGGTGCTCTGGACCATCTTCCGTAGCGGCCGCGACCGGCGGCGGGCGGCCGACGTCTTCATCGCCAGCCTGGCGGTGGCTGACCTCACCTTCGTGGTGACCCTGCCGCTCTGGGCCACCTACACCTATCGGGACTACGACTGGCCCTTCGGGGCCTTCGCCTGCAAGCTCAGCAGCTATCTCATCTTCGTCAACATGTACGCCAGCGTCTTCTGCCTCACCGGCCTCAGCCTGGACCGCTACCTGGCCATCGTGAGGCCGGTGGCCAACGCCCGGCTGCGGCCGCGGGTCGGCGGCGCCGTGGCCACGGCCGGCCTGTGGGCGCTGGCCGGCCTGCTCGCCCTGCCCGTGCTGGTCTTCCGCGCCACCAGCACCGTGCTGCAGGCGGAGAATGCCACCAAGGTGCAGTGCTACATGGACTACTCGCTGGTGGCCGGCCCCGACGCCGAGTGGGCCTGGGAGGTGGGCCTGGGCGTCTCGTCCACCGCGCTGGGCTTCGCGGGGCCCTTCGCGGTCATGCTGACCTGCTACTTCTGCATCGGCCGCACGGTGGCCGGCCACTTCGGCAAGGAGCGCGCGCGGGGCCTGCGCAAGCGCCGGCGGCTGCTGGCCATCATCGCCGTGCTGGTGCTGACCTTCGCGCTCTGCTGGCTGCCCTACCACCTGGTCAAGACCCTCTACGTGCTGGGCAGCCTGCTGCGCTGGCCCTGCGCCTTCGACCTCTTCCTCATGAACGTCTTCCCCTACTGCACGTGCGTCAGCTACGTCAACAGCTGCCTCAACCCCTTCCTCTACGCCTTCTTCGACCCCCGCTTCCGCCAGGCCTGCGCCTCGGTGCTCTGCTGGGGCCGCCGGGGCtgcggaggagcctggcgcgcgggcggcggcggcggcggcggcggcggccggggcggcggcggcggggacaAGTcagccagctcctcctcctcgGCGTCGTCGGGGCACAGCCAGGGCCCCGGGCCCGGCGGCGCGGGGAAGGGCGGGGAGCCGATGCCGGAGAAGTCCATCCCCTACAGCCAGGAGACCCTCCTGGTGGACTAG